From the Candidatus Deferrimicrobium sp. genome, the window GTCGCGAGGTTCACGGCCACGGTGGACAGGGCGATGACGAGGACGCACCCCTGGACCAGCGGGTAGTCCCGCGCGTCGATCGCCTGGATCAGCAGGCGTCCGATTCCCGGCCAGGAGAAGATCGTCTCCGTGATGACGCTCCCCGCCAGCACGGCGCCGAACGACAGCCCCAGCGTCGTGACGACGGGGACGAGCGCGTTGCGAAGCGCATGGCGGGCGACTGCGGACCGGTACGGAAGACCCCGCGCGGTCGCGGCCGTCACGTACTCTTTCCGGAGCTCCTCCAGTAGCGTCGCACGGACCATCCGGGTCAGCAAGGCGGCCATTCCGGTCCCGAGCGTGACGGCGGGCAGCACCAGCGGGCGGC encodes:
- a CDS encoding ABC transporter permease, which translates into the protein RPLVLPAVTLGTGMAALLTRMVRATLLEELRKEYVTAATARGLPYRSAVARHALRNALVPVVTTLGLSFGAVLAGSVITETIFSWPGIGRLLIQAIDARDYPLVQGCVLVIALSTVAVNLATDLLCARLDPRIRYE